One window of Bifidobacteriaceae bacterium genomic DNA carries:
- a CDS encoding TROVE domain-containing protein, whose protein sequence is MGDPLKSISTRAVPQSERAKAAQIRGAAGGACLRASDVQRMRRFLAVGADGGTYYAPPLELSKWNARVVVRTAHLELPALIDGIAQASERAPRRGPALFALAIAAAEADPDRREYVLRHLPMVARTGSDLFQFVDYARRFRSWGRALRTAVGNWYLDKPLDDLAYQMVKYRHWEGWTHRDLLRLAHPRGAEPERAALFDWACGREVRGELPGVAEAYQRVQRLGGGGGSKAVRQMVGILEDHTGMPWEALPDWALESASVWGVLLEQGIPQTALMRQLPALTKLGLARGRSGRAIAQQLADPGRLSAARVHPISALAAMKTYASGRGARGESTWRPSRLVVDALDQAFYAAFGAVEPTGRRLCFALDVSESMTAPVAGFPLSAREASVAMALVTAATEEDSEIVAFTRGRAGPAWSPAWPGRIVTGPGFALSRLAVSPRQRLEDVIRQIRQLPRGATDCALPMLWAAAEGLEFDAFVIYTDNQTWIGPVHPYEALQRYREKMGIAAKLVVVALTPHAGGIADPTDPGTLDVAGFDAAVPTVISDFIRGDI, encoded by the coding sequence ATGGGCGATCCGTTGAAGTCAATCTCGACCCGCGCGGTGCCGCAATCCGAGAGGGCGAAGGCGGCCCAGATTCGAGGCGCCGCTGGAGGCGCTTGTTTGCGGGCCTCCGATGTCCAACGGATGCGCCGGTTCCTCGCAGTCGGGGCGGACGGTGGCACCTACTACGCCCCTCCGCTGGAACTCTCCAAGTGGAATGCCCGCGTTGTGGTGCGCACGGCGCACCTGGAGCTGCCCGCCTTGATCGACGGCATCGCGCAAGCGTCGGAGCGGGCGCCCAGGCGGGGGCCGGCGCTGTTTGCCCTGGCGATCGCCGCTGCGGAGGCGGACCCCGACAGACGGGAGTACGTGCTGCGACACCTGCCGATGGTGGCGCGAACCGGGTCGGACCTCTTTCAATTCGTGGACTACGCGCGGCGATTCCGGTCCTGGGGACGGGCGCTTCGCACGGCGGTCGGCAATTGGTATCTCGACAAGCCGCTCGACGATCTCGCGTATCAAATGGTGAAATATCGGCATTGGGAAGGCTGGACGCACCGCGACCTGCTGCGCCTGGCGCACCCGCGTGGAGCGGAACCCGAGCGCGCCGCGCTGTTCGACTGGGCGTGCGGCAGGGAGGTTAGGGGCGAGCTTCCGGGCGTGGCGGAAGCGTATCAACGGGTTCAACGCCTGGGCGGCGGCGGCGGTTCCAAGGCCGTTCGCCAAATGGTCGGAATCCTCGAAGACCACACGGGAATGCCGTGGGAGGCGCTGCCTGACTGGGCGCTGGAATCAGCGAGCGTGTGGGGTGTGCTCCTGGAGCAAGGCATCCCGCAGACCGCGTTGATGCGGCAGTTGCCCGCCCTGACCAAGCTCGGCCTGGCTCGGGGCCGCAGCGGCCGGGCTATCGCACAACAGTTGGCCGATCCGGGGCGCTTGAGCGCGGCGCGTGTGCATCCGATCAGCGCGTTGGCGGCCATGAAGACTTACGCTTCGGGGCGTGGTGCGCGGGGAGAAAGCACCTGGCGTCCCTCGCGACTGGTTGTCGACGCACTTGATCAGGCCTTTTACGCGGCGTTTGGCGCCGTGGAACCCACTGGCCGGCGCCTGTGTTTCGCGCTTGACGTTTCCGAGTCGATGACGGCTCCCGTGGCCGGCTTCCCGCTCAGCGCGCGCGAGGCTTCAGTCGCCATGGCGCTTGTCACCGCCGCGACGGAAGAGGACAGCGAAATCGTGGCGTTCACCCGCGGCAGGGCTGGCCCGGCGTGGAGTCCGGCCTGGCCGGGGCGCATTGTGACCGGGCCGGGATTCGCACTGAGTCGCCTGGCCGTGTCGCCGCGTCAAAGGCTCGAGGACGTGATCCGGCAGATTCGCCAACTGCCACGAGGCGCCACCGATTGCGCATTGCCAATGCTGTGGGCCGCCGCCGAAGGCCTTGAGTTCGACGCGTTCGTGATCTACACGGACAACCAAACCTGGATCGGCCCCGTTCATCCGTACGAGGCGTTGCAACGGTACCGAGAGA